DNA from Gemmatimonadaceae bacterium:
GAGGTACGGGGCGTCCGTTTCAACGAGGATGCGGTCCTCGGGTACGAGGCGAACCAGATCATCGTCGCGCCATCGCTTGAAGGTCACGACGCCGCTGAAGGAGACGTACCAGCCGGCCTCGACGGCGGTGTGCGCCAGTTCGACCGGCCCCGTGAAGCAATGCAGGATGCCGCGCACGCCGGCCTGGCCGGCCTCGCGCACCATCGCGACGGTCTCCGGCACGGCGTTGCGCGTGTGGACCACGATCGGTCGATTGACCTCGCGAGCGAGGGCCAACTGCTCCGCAAAGGCCCGGCGCTGCTGCGAAGGCGTCGAGTTGTCGTAGGTGCCATCGAGTCCACACTCACCGACCGCCACCGCGCCGCGATCGACGTGCGCCCGGATGAGTTCCACATCCCTCGCCGCGTCCCATGCGGCGGCATCGAACGGATGCACGCCCGCGGTCCACACGACGAATCCGGGGTACGCTCGGGCAATGGCTTCGGCGCGATCGGCCTGAGGGATGGATTCTCCGATGCACACGAGAGCGAGCGCGCCGGCCTCGCGCGCCCGGATGACTACCGCGTCGCGA
Protein-coding regions in this window:
- a CDS encoding TatD family hydrolase, with the protein product MFRPVPSFIDSHSHLADPKFDHDRDAVVIRAREAGALALVCIGESIPQADRAEAIARAYPGFVVWTAGVHPFDAAAWDAARDVELIRAHVDRGAVAVGECGLDGTYDNSTPSQQRRAFAEQLALAREVNRPIVVHTRNAVPETVAMVREAGQAGVRGILHCFTGPVELAHTAVEAGWYVSFSGVVTFKRWRDDDLVRLVPEDRILVETDAPYLAPEPVRGTRNEPSLIPNTLAHLARARGVTTDALGRSVSRNAIACFGLAVAMS